Below is a window of Humulus lupulus chromosome 9, drHumLupu1.1, whole genome shotgun sequence DNA.
AGTAAAGTAGAAAAGTTTTCATTTTTTTGGTCACGAgaagtcttttttttttcactgCAATGCAACCACTAATGAAGTAGGTGCTATGAATCGATTTGTCCTCGTGATAAAAAAATTTCCTTTGATTTCTTCGAAAATAGGTACAAAAAATCACATTTGTTTTCAGGGAGAATCAAAAGAAAATGCTTCTTAAGGAAAGACCTATACCGTTTGTCACCACTACACTGGCACATGCTGTTTAGTTTTCCTAACCACATTCAACATTACTAGAAAAACAATGTCAGCTGAGACATATAGTGAGAATACAAGAAATTATCACCTTTGACTTGCCGGGAGTTGTTTTCGAAATGCTCCAATTGCGTGCAATTTTCCCATCATCTACAACCTCAACCTCAACCTCCTCAGCCTCACTATCCTCATCCTACAAAAGATAAGgacaaaagggaaaaaaaaaattagttattacTAATGCAACCACATTACAAGTACATTGGCGGACGCCGACCCCATTTGAAAGCAAACCGCCATGTTTTTATTAGTTATGACTTAAGATGATGAGGTGAAAAGACTTGCCTCATTTTCACCAATGTCAACAGCCTGTGCCATAGCTTCTTCTATTTCTGGTACCTGCTTTTGTTGCAATTGAAAATTCAATATAAAGTGAAACAACAAGCAAATAAATGAGAAATGATCTCTTTCATAACTTTCCTCTCAACAAAAATCCCAAAATTTAGCTACAAAGCAAAAACTGCAGCATCTCATGCGTAAGAAACATGGCAGTGGCAGAAGTTTACGATAGAGAAATTTGTGGAAAAGTAGCTTTATTGTAGTTAGAAAAGATAAAGCTGAGGTGGTTAACATTGCTCAAGTAATTGCTGTAATTAGAGTTATTGATCCTTTCAATTAAACCTTTGAGAGAAAATATAAGTGGACCCAATTTCGTATGCTCATTAAATGATCACCTGAACTTCTTCAGTCTTATCTTTTGCTAGAAGTTTTTCAAGCTCTTCCCTGGATATGATTTTTCCATGCTGATCACAGGGAGGGAAAAAAGTCAGAAACATAATCCATTCGGGAAGAAACTATTGTGTAACTTCAGTTTCAAACTATCTATGACATGGTGTTAAAGATGGAATAATGTTCTTTAAAATGACATTTGGTTTATGCAAAGTACTGACCTCCTTAAGAAAATCGAGCATGTTAGGTGTTGGTTCATGAAAATCTGGGCCCCTATAATCAACCACTTTATCTGGTTCTTGAATATAGTTCACAGTTGGATAAACTGGATCACCACCCCATACTGCAAAGGGCAAAAGTAAGAGTCACTTATCACAGTGCCATCAAATAGACAAGTAGACAGCAAAGAGATTCCTTATTTTCAACCTTGACCCCTTCAATTCATAAAGAGCAATTTGATTAAGAACTATCAATTATTATGGACTATATTCCTTGTGAATACTCAGCATTACCTTGATTTCATAGTGCTGGAAAGGTTTATTAAAAGTTACagaatataattaaaaaaattcttaCATCAATATCACAAATTCGTTTAAATATTATGCACCTAATCACATCCAAAATATTACAATCTTCAATGCTCGAATGATTGAACAAATCCAGCCAATGAAAAACGTTTTTAGCGATTGCACACCATTAATGTAGTAGAGTTTAAAACCCATGAGATTTGAATGAACTGAAAATTTTAATGATTTCTCATGGATTGCTAGTAATATAAATCTTAAGAAACAAGAAACAATCACCCAgacaaaaaaaaagtaaagtgGATAAAGCAGGGGATACTTGATAACTACTTTGACCATCTTATTCTTCACAAAAATAATCAAAATATTCAATAGACTAAACtgaaatagaaaagaaaaaatcTCATTTGAAAGATGTACTAGCAGAGGATGAAAGCATTACTAAACATATCAGACagaaaaaaaaatgcacaaaTTTATTAGCTTTCGAGTAAGTACTTTGCTTTATTTGATCCTCGCGCATTCGCATGGCTAAAGGATCCCTGGGTATGCGGATATCAGTTCCCATCATTATGCGATACTCTCGATCTGTTTGATGACAAAACATTTGTATTAGTTGTGCTATTTCATCTTCACCAGTTTCTTCATAATGCTTCTGAATAGCCTCCCTTGAAGTGTCCTTCTTCCAAGCTTTAACCCATTCTGAATAGAATGCTATTGGACCATCTCTACTGAGCCTCTCTCGTTCTACTTGAAGcctacatataaataaataaataaataaataaaattttctgGTTCGCAAGACAAATGGTCCCGGTAAACAAATAGTAAACTGAAAAGCCAGGGGAAAAAAAGTAGCCTTCCATGAATTATCATCATAATCAAGACAAGATAATTCATCAAACCAAACAGGAAGAGAAAAGGAAAATGAAGACGAGTCATTTCAGTTCCTCATACATATCTGATAAATAATGCTATGGGAAGTTGACTGGACTAAACTCGTATAATTAATTCCATCATAGGTTTGCAAACAACCTTAACACTTTATGGCTTTTTAAAGTTAGCGCAGCTGATATCCACCTTTCCGAACTTAGATCAACAAACGATTTTTGTAAATGCCAAACATATTGTACAGCTTAAAACATATAAGCATTTGGTTGTTTGCACCCTGGTGGGATTAAAACAGAGATCTTCAGCTGCCATCTTAACAAATAGTTTTCTTGCAGATGTTGTGTTAGGGTCTTACCCATGTGTACTATTTTCTTTTCAGCTAAGAAGCAAAACAAAACTTTTTATACCATTCAAGTAGTTGACATGTTGCATTTTATTACCGCTCTACAAAACAACTTCTTCCTCTGATAGATTGAAACAGAACTATGTCTGTGTTAAGCTCCTAATTTCACTGTCCCGACATATAAGATATATGCATGTATTCAAACTACAAAAACACAGACACACACTTACCTTTCTTCCTTAAAAAGGTGTCGCCTAGCTCTGTAAAGAGCTGTTTCAGTCAATGTTGGATGGTCACCATAAAGCTTTACCTGCCCAGTCTCTGCCATTGCTTTGAGAAAAACCTGAAATTAATACACAAGCTCAAATCTGGAACTAAAGACCATTTAGAGAATGTCTTAGGTGGTGCATGAATGTAAAAATGGACAATCAATCAACAGATGAACTTCGGgcaaaaaaagaaaagaacaaaattgtcaatttttttttttttttgaaaagagcTAGTACATAAGCATGGCTGATGCAAACCCACATGCACATGCATATAGGTCCACTTATCAAACTTCAACAAGTGATGATATACACCAAATGCAAGATATATTGATAAACTAATCATCTCATCATTCAATTTTTACATATAGAAAATGATTTGTTTATCTATGCACTAACCGTTTCAACATCAGGTCGTCTCCTTTGCCACCTAGACCACTGTTCCTTGTCTGGCTTTCTCCAGTTCCACCAGAGTTCTTCACTTGTGAGTGACTCCCCAATTGGTTTTTTCACTTTAGGATCAATAAAGGCATGAGGACGTCCCAATTTTTTGTCAAGCTCATATCCAGTTTTTTCGTCCTTATCAGGCTCAATCTGATACTCAACAAATTCAGATTTCTCTTTTGGGTCGTCCATGGCATCCTCTGAAGTCTCAGATTCTACTAAATCAGTGGAGTCTACAATTACTTCAGAGGATTCATGAGCAGCAACTGATGTTGAATGCTTCTTCCTCCTACTTCCAGGACTTTTTCCGAATGATGGAGATCCAACAGATTTTCCAGTAGGCTCAGGAGCATTGGCAGCCCTTACTCGACTAGCAGTGCCTTCTGGCCAATAATCCTGCTCCGGAATGCTGGCACGAGCACCAGATGCTGGTTCAAGCTCCCCAGATGTTGAGTCTAAATAACTGTAGTACGGTGGACGCTCAACAGACACTTTCTTATAGTTTTCATCTTTCTTATAGTTTTCGTCTTTCTTCTCACACTTGATCGAAGGCAGTGCAGGTACTCTCTTCAACGAACCAGTTAAACCAATTCTGACTTGAAATGTTTGAGAACTTAAAAATGATGTCTGTGTAATTCGTTAGGAAATATAAATTCGGAAGTTTAGCACCATATAGAATAATGAAACGGACAAGTAAAAATAAGGCTTAGAGCCGACTACATCACAACATCAGGTCAACATATAttttcaaacaaaaattacaatGAGGATAAAATTATTAGCATAACTTATGCAACAGCATCATAAAATATGGTACACATGAATAAAGAAACAATGTATGGACAGAGCATACCAGCCTAACAGGAAACTGGATACGTGGAAGCAAAATTGATCAATTCATGTTTATATACATTTCTATAAGCATGAAAAGAAAAATAAGCTTCTGCATAGTACAAAAGAAGTCATTGCTTCAAAAGCCAAGAAAATCACTCTCTTAAGAACTTCACAACCATGTGAATGAGCATACATGTGTGTGTGAGGGAGACCTACATTTGTAACTATAACTGCATTCACTGACATTTTACTGCCAGTACCAACTAGTGGAAGTTATTAAATTGTAACCAAATAATAAAATGACTAGaaaatatgaacaaaaataaAGATAACTGTTTGAAAACATCCACAGATAAAATTAATAAAGAACGTGGAAATCTTTCAGAGACAAGATTTCATACTCAAAATCAACTGCTTAACTAAATCATACTCTACAAAATCATAATTTGAAAACACCAAGTAACTCTTCCAATTAAAATTCAGAGAATGTAGGCAAATGGATAATATGTTAAGTTCTTAGCAGTTTTTGTCTTCAGATGTTCAGGCAATCCCTGTCCTAAACTAAGGCAGATGGTTTATTGGGTAGAGTAGAGTTACATTAGTTCCTATTCTACATTTCAACTGTTTTCTATTCTAAATTCTTTAGGCGACGACACAGAAATGGAAAAGCTCGTGGTCTCCTTTCAACTACGGCAAGTCTTATTTTAAATACAGTTGATCTTTAATCTACTCTTGTCTATTCACATATACTTTATGCAAGCAAACCAAAATATAAAAAACTTTGCTTTCTACTTAATATAGCAATTCAGTTTGGATGGACATAACATGAATACGAACTCTTTATGAAGGGAAGGACACAAGACTAGAGCATCGAGAAAAAGTGTGAAATtatgaaaaagaatataaacctGCAACTTGAAACATGGGTTCCTAGCAATATAGCCATCTGCAGAGACTGTACACCTCAACCCTTTATCTGCCATATAAACACCCCCATGTAGAAGATTTTTTCATTCAAAGTTTATACTTTGTGGGGAGCAAAAAAGGAGGAGAGGAAGAAATACACACCTTGGTACAGCCAAGCTGCTGATGTAGATGCCATTTTGCTTTACCCCAGTAAATATATCATATAAATCTGACCAAAGTACACCAACAACACAAAAATAATCAGTTACTATAAAAACTATAGAACCCCATTTGGACTAAAACGAGAAACAGAACCGTAAAACCTTTTCCATATTATTAGTATTGCACTCACACTCTACTTGAAAAACGAATTTTTTTGGGGGGGTTGCAATTACGCTTCTGGGTTACTCACAATTTGTCTGAGAATGGAAGAAAGCTGAACTTTTTTTAGTGTTCTGCTACGCAACTTTGGTGGGTTACTGAAAACCAATGCGAAATCTTTCTAGACAAAAAGATAAAACATGAGAATTTGAAAGTTAGAACTTCATTACCTTTCTGAGAATGAAAACTGGAATGGCTAAGGTTTCGGTCTGAATTCGAGTGACCTGTCTGCTTGAGAGAAGGTGGTACAAAGACTGATACAAAGGTTTTGAAAAGTTAAAATGGATAAAGTACTGCCGCAAAACCCTCTTTCTTGAGTCTGAACGCGAACCTTTTATTTTAACTAATCCTCGGAAACTCGAAATTTGCATGTACAAATAATTGTTTGTTACCCTTTGGTTGAAAGGATTGAAAAATAATGAGGGATAGAAAATAGAGATAGCAAAGAAAAtggtttctaaaaaaaattaatgataaaagcaaaattatataaattattttgatttaaaaatgtGGGCAAATagataatttaaattatataaactGTTTTCTCTTCAAATTTGCATGGAAATTTTTTGGTGAATCCACTTATTTTTCTCTTTAAGTTTTTCTTTCTCACTATTTTTACTAAACAtacttttttttctctctctacaTTTTTCATGTTAAGTTATGGAATATAAGAGACCAATGACCATGCCCGATAAACTGTTTCCCTAAGTTTATTTTAAGCTGATTTAATTCTTAGAATTAAAAAAATCCCATTAGTAAATTTTAGGTTTTTTTTAAAGTAATAAATTCACCtagttttttataaaataatttttttgagaaattatttttaaattagaaTAATTTATAATTGTTTAGTCCAAAATTGGACATGATGACGTGGTGTTTGAAAAAGGAATACGTGGCAACAGAGCATTGAGGTTCCTAAGAATTGGTTGACACAAAGAGATGTTCGAGTAGGCTTCATCAACATGAAGGAAGCAATTTGCCTTGCAAAGGTTGAAGAATCACAAAGCTTGCTGCTCGAATGGAATGACATTGGTCGAAGGCAAGATAACCTTATGAAGCTGCTCGAAAGAAGACAATTCATTCAACCAGAATGACCCAGATTTCacgagatatttatgtaactaatATTTGAACGTATCTTTGGTATTATTTTGAATATGTaattgataactcttgaataaagagttatttttcatacttttaaGCTTATTAATATAGAATTAGGTTGAATGATGTTTgtgtatttttgttattttcttttcttttgtgttTTTGTGTCATTTTTGGTGTTTTAGAGCTGAAAGTAGAAAATAAGGAGTTCATGCAtgaatttgtcaaaaaaaaaaaacaatgaaaaatgaaatgactCTTAATTGTTTATTTTGTGTTGAAATATCAGGTTTTGCTGGAGCATTTTCAGCAGGAATCAAATAGGGAAATTCAGCATATGAGGAAGAGACACTTGACATCATTAATTGAGTTGACAAAGAGTGATGAGGTGGCTAAAACCAGAGATATTTCACTGCATTTTAGAGTAAATTCTTGAATTAAAAAAATGAGGGTCTCACGTGTATAATTTTGGTTGGGAAATTGTGTACTTTGGGAAAAAAAGGTATTGTTCCCTagctgaaaaagaaaaaaggacaGCCTCCATTTGACCTGATTCAACCATATTTTGAGAGGGAGATTTATTGAAGAGCTGAAAAGAGAGAAAGATGTACCCGAAgagagaatgaagaagaagaagaagacaaaggcCCTGTTTGGCATGGCTTTGGAAGAGCTTTTGAAGTCTTAAAGTTGCTTTTAGGTGTGTTTGGATGAAATATAGAAAGAGCTTTTTGAATTTAGAAGAGCTTTTAAGAGAAGCAGTGACTCACCAGCTTTTTCATGAAGGACTTCTAAAAAAATACGGGAAGCTATTTTCTTGTTTTAATGAATCTTTCATAATACCTATTTTACCcctatttttttataaaacaaaaaaataaattacatcttTATCCTAAATTGTGAAGATAACAGTTATATAATACGAtttcttttttcttaaaaaatattctttctaatttttctaaaaaaatctacgtaagattttttttagtttttatttttcttattattgttttatatatagAATTTCTTTTTCTAACTAcatttagatttttatatttgaatatttaatttaaaattttagattttttgttaattacatttagatttttatgattttttatttattaattaatattaattcatatatgtatgcaattagattttttttcttcaaaagaaCGATTAATTTTCAAATGAGTTCAGGCATAACATATActattattataaacatatatttatgattaaatttgatatttattttatctgAAAAGCTCTTCAACAAAGAAAAAAGCTCTTTCAAAATATAAATCCAAACAGGAATTAGAAAGCTCAAACTTttacttctcttcttcttatgtctaaaagtaaaagtaaaagctatGCCAAACATGCccaaagaaggagaagaagaagtagagaagaaagaagaacaaGGAAGGAAGATTCATCTACATAGTTTCTTCTTTCCCCCTTACTCTTTTGTATTCTATTTTTCTACTTCTCTCTATTTGTAAACTCGTGGATATGTTGATTATGggtatttttgtgtttttgagcatgaactaattttcttgtagCTAGAGTTATTGATGAACTTGGATTGTGGATTTAATTGATGTTTATGAATGTTTTTAGTATTTAAagtttgttcattcaagtgatgCTCAATATTGTAGACTTACCTTTGCTTGATCACCAATTGTAGGTTTCATAGTTAATCTTGATTTTGGAAAAAATAGGATTAGTGGAAatacttgaatgatgaatgaTTTTCAACTTGAATAAGTGTGATTTGTAGATGGTATAGGCATATACTATTTACCTTGTATGACCCATTGGAACTTTAATGCTTAATTAGTGTTCTTAATTCTAGATTTGCATAAGAATATGTCTAATTTAGTTTTGAGAAGCATATAGGTTTGGAAAAATCATATGTTCATTTCTAAAGTTTCGGTTGACAAAGTTTAATTGTTAATGCATTCCTCTATGACATTGTATTGAATTTGCATTCTAGGAGGATTTAATATTCTAGCTCATCATTACATTGCTCacttttgttctttattttatttggtttCCTTCTTAGTTTTTAGTCTAAATCAAATTATCACCATTTGTTTACCcaaattgttaagtgttgattttgcccaatttgttgctaattcaatcCATGTGGAGATGATActcacttatcattatattacttgttggctgtgtacacttgcacattattGATCGAAAAATCTcacaagtttttggcaccgttgccgggAATTGATTTAGTGAAATTTTATTTGTTAAAATCAATTGCTTTCAATTTGGTCTTttgtttttaatttgtttattttaaattttcttgttCCTTTTTATGTTTTGTTGGTTTGATTTGCTTGCTAGTTACTTGAGATGTCTCATCGTCAAGTCCTCATGAATTTTGTTCAACACGACTTGGAGCCTTTATACAAGGCATGGTGGACATACAAAGTGTTGCTAATAAGGTTCCCATACCATGGTTTGTCCAAAGAGTGTCAATTAGAAATCTTCCTCAATGGGTTGAATGCCACAAcaagagaatgggtagaaagaggagatggtTCCACCAATTTCTACCAAGTATCAGTGgatgaagcctattggatgttggaagacatgACAGAATACAATGAATGGTGGAATTGTAATTGTTCAATGACCAACCAAGGGCGAGAGATCAATTACAACAATATGGAGCCAACTTTTGACAATTGCACTCAAGGACCAAATGAGGAAAATTGGGATAATTTTCAAGAAGTAATCATAGAAGAGGAACCTCACCAAGCGACTCAAGCAAGTTCGTTGGAGGTATTGACGATGGAGTATATGGCTAGAAATGACGCCATAATTCAAAGCCAAGCTTCATACTTAAGGGATTTGGAAAATCAAATTGggttattgtaatgccctactaccctagagtcattaccatgtgattttaaaatgtgtcattaactcgctaattgaggttttagaccAAAAAGCGTGATTAAATTAAGgtgaagactcatttaatgaaacttTAATATAAAAAGTTTGGACATTTATTAAAGTCATAAAAGAATTatattaggatcccaaaaatattttttataacatatttacaactcaaaagtcagtATACGgttgacctaggcgacaaaatcagagATTTACATAACGTTCCTCAAAACTATCccagtcgtggcagccaggtaggctaaacatgtacacgccactccatgccctccaattCATGCTTGGTCGGcatttccctttcccttacctgcaccatagagcacccgtgagctaagaaccagcaagaaaactccacaaacatagCATATGACAACTCATTTCAATAAATacataactaaacaaacacaacAGACAATCTACAACAACGACCTAATCCGATCAAGGTGAGTTACTAGGCACCAGGTTCACGGTCCTAATCGAGCAGGTGAATACAACACCCTAAatggccatgccatggtggcctgcattcagcatgcttattgcCGATTCCAGCCCTTGCCAATCCCGGCCTTCGCCGATCAATCACAAACACATATACATGACTTAGCAATTacaaacattcaaatat
It encodes the following:
- the LOC133802611 gene encoding protein PLASTID TRANSCRIPTIONALLY ACTIVE 12, chloroplastic isoform X1, with product MASTSAAWLYQDKGLRCTVSADGYIARNPCFKLQTSFLSSQTFQVRIGLTGSLKRVPALPSIKCEKKDENYKKDENYKKVSVERPPYYSYLDSTSGELEPASGARASIPEQDYWPEGTASRVRAANAPEPTGKSVGSPSFGKSPGSRRKKHSTSVAAHESSEVIVDSTDLVESETSEDAMDDPKEKSEFVEYQIEPDKDEKTGYELDKKLGRPHAFIDPKVKKPIGESLTSEELWWNWRKPDKEQWSRWQRRRPDVETVFLKAMAETGQVKLYGDHPTLTETALYRARRHLFKEERLQVERERLSRDGPIAFYSEWVKAWKKDTSREAIQKHYEETGEDEIAQLIQMFCHQTDREYRIMMGTDIRIPRDPLAMRMREDQIKQIWGGDPVYPTVNYIQEPDKVVDYRGPDFHEPTPNMLDFLKEHGKIISREELEKLLAKDKTEEVQQVPEIEEAMAQAVDIGENEDEDSEAEEVEVEVVDDGKIARNWSISKTTPGKSKGKSKSKPKNNGGMSLDEAVEDSENLTDFLLDFEEEE
- the LOC133802611 gene encoding protein PLASTID TRANSCRIPTIONALLY ACTIVE 12, chloroplastic isoform X2, producing MASTSAAWLYQDKGLRCTVSADGYIARNPCFKLQTSFLSSQTFQVRIGLTGSLKRVPALPSIKCEKKDENYKKDENYKKVSVERPPYYSYLDSTSGELEPASGARASIPEQDYWPEGTASRVRAANAPEPTGKSVGSPSFGKSPGSRRKKHSTSVAAHESSEVIVDSTDLVESETSEDAMDDPKEKSEFVEYQIEPDKDEKTGYELDKKLGRPHAFIDPKVKKPIGESLTSEELWWNWRKPDKEQWSRWQRRRPDVETVFLKAMAETGQVKLYGDHPTLTETALYRARRHLFKEERLQVERERLSRDGPIAFYSEWVKAWKKDTSREAIQKHYEETGEDEIAQLIQMFCHQTDREYRIMMGTDIRIPRDPLAMRMREDQIKQIWGGDPVYPTVNYIQEPDKVVDYRGPDFHEPTPNMLDFLKEHGKIISREELEKLLAKDKTEEVQVPEIEEAMAQAVDIGENEDEDSEAEEVEVEVVDDGKIARNWSISKTTPGKSKGKSKSKPKNNGGMSLDEAVEDSENLTDFLLDFEEEE